The genomic interval CGTGTATCGCGGAAGGGCTGATTTTACCTGCTCTTTCACAATATGAGAGAAAATTTCCTAAAATAAGGGGTGAGGCACTTTTCTCAGCAGTTAACAAGGAGGATGGAATGATGCCAGGGAAATATTATATGCGCTATGATTACATCTATTTCTTGCATAATTTCAGCCTGcagcatttcttttctttaaatcttTTACAATGTAAGAGAAAATTCCCTAAAAATAATGGGTGAGACACTTTTCCCAGCAGATGAAAAGGAGAGTGACACGATGCTAGGGAAATTACACACACTATTATTACATTAAACTTTCTCTCATCATTTCAATCTGCGGTATTCACTTTTTAACGATTtcaaaatatagaagaaaatttCCTAAAAATAAGGGgtgagacatttttttttccagcggtTGACATGCAGAGATGGTGATATGATGCTAGGGAAACATGCACACTATTATCATGTCtaatattcttccttcacttcagtcTTCTATATTCAACTAACAATGcttgaatgaatgagtgaaactAAGCACCAGATAACTATTAAAACCATACAACACTACATTCCATATTCTTAAGCGTGCCGGTGTCTTGTTTCAGGTATTTGTTGACTGACTGTAGTGAGCAAGTTACTGCAGCTTATCAAGGGTAGTTTCATGCTTCTAGTGGGGGTTTAACAAGGACTCTGTACCGTCAGTATGAAAAACACTCCTGAGAACCCAAGTAATCACCTCTAGAACCTTTGAATAATAGTCCTGATGAAAGCCCAAAGCGTGGATTACGTCAGGAAAGTAAAATGgacgaagggagaaagaaaataaaaattgagaGTATGATATGGCAAGCTCGTGGTGGGGGAAGGTCAGGAGGATATAGGATTTAAACGAGAACAGCAAAATTAAAATTCTCTGATATTCAACATCCTCTTGTTCTTCGGTGATGCGATATAAAAAGATCAACCTTCTTAATACAGTTGTTCCACTTCCACTAAAAAACTACCTCTtcctctcgcacacacacacacacaagtaaatgcAGCAATATCAATACATGCAAGAAATACTCTTACCTATACAGTGTGTGCGCTTGTTATGGAAAGCGATACGAGTAAGTTAGTAAGTGCTGGGCGATTACATTCacatgcttgagagagagagagagagagagagagagagagagagagagagagagagagagagagagagagagagagagagagaatcactggAAATGGTTGAAAATTTCTATCACTATAAGAAATTATGTAAGGAAGACGGATAATCCCTGAAAAAAAGTGCgtaaatgaagtaaaagaatatatacgtagtagtaaataataacagtgaaaaaaaaataagaaaaggacatgcGGGctgaggtggggagggaggcaggtgacGGTCACACCTTCAAACAGTCCAGTGGTCTTGACACAGTAGCGCGCCTCGAAAACATGGTCGCAgctggtggaggaaagggagggctCGTGATGCCTGGCTCTCAAACGCTCGGGGCAGTGCTCGTCGCTACTACTGTCACACACGTAACACTTGAGACCGCACGCTGCAACAGGGCGGCCAGCTGTTATGTACGTGGCAGGCATTGACCGTCCACTGATCCCTCGCCTCACTTCACCCACACAGAAGTTTGAAGATGATAGGATGTTAGGTAATGATTGGTTAGGTCTCAACTACAGCATCCCTCACCGAAGCCACCCTGGTCTTGCAGTTATGTACATGGGTTAATAATGTGTCCACACCACCACGCCAACACCTGCCGTCGGTCTACCAGATGCCGGTTGTCTAGCTAAGGAGCGAGAGTAATAATGGTTAGTAAAATGTGGGAAGGCGAAGCGTGCTGTTGCATCGTAGCGAGGGTGATGCACAGCGTTtacagcgaggcaggaaggctGCAGATGGAAGAGAGTACGCGCACCACCTTCGACGAGGCCGGTCATCTTGATGCAGTACTCGGCCTCCTGGATGTGGTCACAAGAGTCGGCGAAGAgcgtgtggtgttgtggtagcTCCTCCCCGCACGTCCGCTCCTCTGTCGACTTACACTGGAAGCAGTCAATCGCTGCCGCTGTGGGGAGCGATAATTAGCTGGAGTTCACAGCAAAAGTAttatacattactaaaaaaaaaaaaaaaaaaaacattaaaccaCAGGAGGAGCAACATGCGGTGTGTCTAAATgtcagtgacaaaaaaaaaaaaaaaaaaaaaagctgaccaaAGAATACTTGATGCCGGCTGGTGTAAGGTAATGAAAGGCACCATGCGATACATTGTTGTCACGGTTAAACAGAAACAATGCGTTAATGTACGTTCAATcttaggataaagaaaaaataaataaataaataaaataaaatcacacaTTACGTATAACTAATAGTTACATAACATCATTAACTGCCACTTATATTTCGGAGTGATTTTCAAGTTAAATATTTCTAGCTTATTATGGTATGTGGTACATCTGAAGCCtcacacaactctctctctctctctctctctctctctctctctctctctctctctctctctctctctctctctctctctctctcatcaaatgCGATGGTGTAAGTCAAAGCATCAGAGCGAAACATTCAAAAAGATTATCTCTCTCATCAAATGCTATGGTGTAAGTCAAAGCATCTGAGCGAAACATTCAAAAAGATTAACAGCTGTAGTGAtaatttttcctgttattttccgACAGATCAGTTGCGACGATACAAACTCAAACACTCGGGCGAGGCACTAAAGTCACCTAAAGACACGACTGTTCTCGTTGGGGTCGCAAAAAGAACGACAACGCGCCTCACCAATACTGCCTTGGGTCACCACGGTGACTGAAAAGTAATGCTCAGTGTTCGTAAAGATGCCGGTAATGtagttttccttccattttcacaCAATTAATATGAAGAATTAGGATCTATTTGAAAGGTAGGTATTTCTCAAAGTAGGTGAATGAatattttctactactactactactactaccacaggaCGCACCACAGATAACGAGGTCGCCTCGTCAACGTTCCCTCAGCGACAAACACC from Scylla paramamosain isolate STU-SP2022 chromosome 6, ASM3559412v1, whole genome shotgun sequence carries:
- the LOC135101492 gene encoding uncharacterized protein LOC135101492 — encoded protein: MDLTKFNSAQVTYITLSLIFLMKNAAAIDCFQCKSTEERTCGEELPQHHTLFADSCDHIQEAEYCIKMTGLVEGACGLKCYVCDSSSDEHCPERLRARHHEPSLSSTSCDHVFEARYCVKTTGLFEGQLGTKRFCSARDWGNYCEWVRRPGDEREYRACVFTCWGDGCNSAPTHSASPMVLLLLVPVAALLSGTML